In Palaemon carinicauda isolate YSFRI2023 chromosome 38, ASM3689809v2, whole genome shotgun sequence, a single window of DNA contains:
- the LOC137630277 gene encoding uncharacterized protein — MEFSSDTDVVVIVDFSSDSNVVVIVDFSSDTNVVVIVDFSSITHVVVIVDLSSDTYVVVIVDFSSDTHVVVIVDLSSDTDVVVIMDFSSDTHVVVIVDFSSDTYVVVIVDFSSDTHVVVIVDFSSDTYVVVIVDFSSDTYVVVILDFSSDTYVVVIMDFSSDTYVVVIVDFSSDTYVVVILDFSSDTYVVVIVDFSSDTYVVVIVDFSSDTHVVVIVDFSSDTYVVVIVDFSSDTHVVVIVDFSSDTYVVVIVDFSSDTYVVVIVDFSSDTYVVVIMDLSSDTDVVVIVDFSSDTYVVVIVIFSKVSFAQH, encoded by the coding sequence atggagttTTCATCTGATACTGATGTTGTTGTGATAGTGGACTTTTCATCTGACAGTAATGTTGTTGTTATAGTGGACTTTTCATCTGACACTAATGTTGTTGTGATAGTGGACTTTTCATCCATCACTCATGTTGTTGTGATAGTGGACCTTTCATCCGACACTTATGTTGTTGTGATAGTGGACTTTTCATCCGACACTCATGTTGTTGTGATAGTGGACCTTTCATCCGACACTGATGTTGTTGTGATAATGGACTTTTCATCCGACACTCATGTTGTTGTGATAGTGGACTTTTCATCCGACACTTATGTTGTTGTGATAGTGGACTTTTCATCCGACACTCATGTTGTTGTGATAGTGGACTTTTCATCCGACACTTATGTTGTTGTGATAGTGGACTTTTCATCCGACACTTATGTTGTTGTGATATTGGACTTTTCATCCGACACTTATGTTGTTGTGATAATGGACTTTTCATCCGACACTTATGTTGTTGTGATAGTGGACTTTTCATCTGACACTTATGTTGTTGTGATATTGGACTTTTCATCCGACACTTATGTTGTTGTGATAGTGGACTTTTCATCCGACACTTATGTTGTTGTGATAGTGGACTTTTCATCCGACACTCATGTTGTTGTGATAGTGGACTTTTCATCCGACACTTATGTTGTTGTGATAGTGGACTTTTCATCCGACACTCATGTTGTTGTGATAGTGGACTTTTCATCCGACACTTATGTTGTTGTGATAGTGGACTTTTCATCCGACACTTATGTTGTTGTGATAGTGGACTTTTCCTCCGACACTTATGTTGTTGTGATAATGGACCTTTCATCCGACACTGATGTTGTTGTGATAGTGGACTTTTCCTCCGACACTTATGTTGTTGTGATAGTGATATTTTCAAAAGTTTCCTTTGCACAACATTGA